GAGTCTACCAGTTCTCATAGCAAGCAACATCTCTTTTCCCCTCTTTGACTGACGGCGTGTCTCCGTAACTGATGTGATAACCCCCCCGTAGATGTGATTGATTTACTTCCCACGCCCCTCCAGGCTATTTCTGAGCCAGTCCAAGTGAGGGAGCACGTGTAGTCTGAGATATGTTGGCGTAGTGAGTCGCTGTGCTGTCGCCGTAATTCTTGAGGAGGTTGGAAGACCCCTGTTTCTTTTATATCACGTGCTCTCTCACGTGATATAAATTAAGACTCATCCATTTGATGATCAAACATAAAGTGAGGATATAGTAGTCGTGCTCTAAAACACCATGCTGGGTGTTTGAACTGATATGTTGATTCAGTAGATATACTCCATTCGTCTCCCTCGTCCCTCACTGTCGTATCTTCCAATATTGATGTTTCAAGCTGGTGCAACAGCTGTCGTCGTAGCGTTGGCTTTTCCTAGGGGAACCCATGTTCCCCGTGTCGTCAAACCGCGGGCCTTCTCAATCCTCTCCCAGGGATTTACATTAGACAGACTGTCATAGTACCCAATGTACCAATCAGCCCTGCGCTCATGTGGCACCGAATGCTGACCCTGACGTGGTACAGACGCCGGAGCAGGCCGCTGAGGGAGACCAGCCGGACGTGACTGTACTGAGACTTGCTGTCCAGATTTGTCGTCCTTTTCGTCCtcgttgtcatcatcatcaagggtGATCTCATCAGTGTTGGAAGCAGTGCCCAAGGCTGTGGAGTTGGCACCGGTGGCAGAGGACTTTGAGGGTAGTGATGCATCTGCGTTTGGATTATATCGACGACGCTTTGAGGGTGGTGAAGCAGCGCCGAAGGACGAGAAACCCATCTGAGCCATGAGGGCTTCGTCAACAGTTTCGACGTCGTTATCTGAGTGGTCCATCGCAGAGAAGTGAGACTGGCTGTACTCGATAGAAGTGGCGGTATATAATGAAATAGCTTGATAGCGCTATGATGGTTTGTCGAAAGCGACGTttgagatggatgagatgAAGTTATATGAAACAGCGATGGGATGAAAAGAATGACTGAGGCTCGTTCAGCGTAAATGGAATCTGGGGTCGAGACTACTAACCTAGTGGGGTTGTGGCGTTGGGCATCGATTGTGGCTGAAAGCTCGTAATCGCAATTAGCCAAGAAACGGTAATTGAAAAGCAAACAAGGATTGTAGAAAACGACATGGGTTTTATGCTCAGTAGGATAATTAAACAGTCCCGGTTTCCGATCAAATGATTGAGGAATTCATTGTTGGGCAAGAATGTGCTTTGAGACTTCAATGTTCCGAAACTACTATGCTTTAACTGTTGCTGAGATTCAATGCATCCATCAAATCAGTGACATCAGATCAATATCAAGGGTATCGGTCAAAACGAAAAATAGCCCGGATAGTTTATGCGGTACAAGGAGCATTAGACGAAATTCAGCGAATGATATCAACTTTCCCTAGTGTTTGCGCGACGGATCTGCGGCTTCTGAAGCCTGGCGTGTTTCATTCTTCGGGCGGGATAAAATTAAGTAGTACCAGGCAGGGCCCTTTATTATCAAGGGCTTGGATTTTCATGTGAAGTTTccttgcttttttttttcctttcctttctcttctttatcACTTTCTTGATCTAAACATTCTACATCACATTCGACAAGTCTTGTTATTGTGGCCTTGAGATATATATCCTCGAGAAGTACTTATTGAAGCCCAACAAAAGCCatcgacatcatcaacatggcGGAACAACAACCCATCAAACTCAACACTCCGACTAAATACTGCCCATCCACCAAGAAATCTCCTCCCGTAGATCCCCCCACTCTGGACTGGATCACGACAACATGGACTGTTACGCACTCTACCCTTTCCATGTGGCGCGACGCCCGTAACGTGCGTATCACAT
This Fusarium poae strain DAOMC 252244 chromosome 3, whole genome shotgun sequence DNA region includes the following protein-coding sequences:
- a CDS encoding hypothetical protein (BUSCO:57293at5125), whose product is MDHSDNDVETVDEALMAQMGFSSFGAASPPSKRRRYNPNADASLPSKSSATGANSTALGTASNTDEITLDDDDNEDEKDDKSGQQVSVQSRPAGLPQRPAPASVPRQGQHSVPHERRADWYIGYYDSLSNVNPWERIEKARGLTTRGTWVPLGKANATTTAVAPA